A part of Pseudoliparis swirei isolate HS2019 ecotype Mariana Trench chromosome 8, NWPU_hadal_v1, whole genome shotgun sequence genomic DNA contains:
- the mtf2 gene encoding metal-response element-binding transcription factor 2 isoform X2: protein MRDSGVVDHLSVHQRALPQRQQQAVSLSTTSLSARGEDGEDDMSDRFTEGQDVLARWSDGLFYLGTITKINRDKERCFVVFEDRSKSWVLWKDIQTGDEDDEENADEDDDIVCSICQDETSDEPNEIVICDKCGQGYHQLCHSPIIGASVIDSDDKWLCSDCELASIPKRGAAHMRGEPAAGFLQQPEDRELHLSLPYALDELVWDQGHKTNTQRCYCYCKGPGDWYLKMLQCNGCLQWFHEACLHCLQMPMLYGDRFYLFICSVCNGGPEYLSRLPLTWENVTHLSLYNLSVIHKKKYFDSEMHLMSYINDNWELLQLGKLTNSPRSKRYASVLEALNNNRSIFKSGKEIKKKKHLFGLRIRFPPAPPNSDETTGRVMERASHEIPFTQNRSGMRSLTNGTDKKKRKQGAHSLETLAKPQRSELLSQDIKPLPLEPNTLDLLTSIKTERSLLSTSDVESIGAPSTTETTSTSISRPSSCSSSKTRPTACIMPVSAPPLKRKRGRPRRVLQPPNLEVPPPSHADPNPSATEMMSPLPGLHSTDIVHGMDPNSQLSHLKSSISSYFGAAGRLACGEKYKVLARRVTLDGKVQYLVEWEGVTAS from the exons ATGAG AGACTCTGGGGTTGTAgatcacctgtctgtccatCAGAGAGCTCTCccccagcggcagcagcaggctGTGTCCTTGTCCACCACAAGCCTTTCTGCTcggggagaggatggagaggacgaCATGTCTGACAGGTTCACAGAAGGACAGGACGTCTTGGCCCGCTGGTCAGATGGCTTGTTCTACTTGGGGACAATCACCAAG aTAAATCGGGACAAGGAGCGATGCTTTGTAGTTTTTGAGGATCGGTCAAAGTCTTGGGTTTTGTGGAAGGATATCCAGACAG gggatgaagatgatgaggagAACGCTGATGAGGATGACGACATTGTGTGCTCTATATGCCAGGATGAAACTTCAGATGAACCCAATGAAATAGTCATTTGTGACAAGTGTGGACAAG GCTACCATCAGCTGTGCCACTCCCCCATCATCGGCGCCTCTGTCATTGACTCGGATGACAAGTGGCTCTGCTCAGATTGTGAGCTCGCTTCTATACCTAAG aggGGGGCTGCACACATGAGGGGAGAGCCTGCTGCAGGCTTTCTGCAGCAACCGGAGGATAGAGAGCTGCACCTGTCTCTCCCATATGCTCTGGACGAGCTGGTTTGGGACCAGGGCCACAAGACTAACACCCAGCGGTGCTACTGCTACTGTAAAGGTCCGGGAGA TTGGTACCTGAAGATGCTGCAGTGTAACGGGTGTCTGCAGTGGTTCCATGAGGCGTGTCTCCATTGCTTACAAATGCCGATGCTCTACGGAGACAG gTTTTATCTGTTTATTTGTTCTGTTTGCAATGGTGGACCAGAGTACCTCAGCAGACTGCCTCTCACATG GGAGAatgtcacacacctgagcctctaCAACTTGAGTGTGATTCACAAGAAGAAGTACTTTGACTCTGAGATGCACCTGATGTCTTACATCAATGATAACTGGGAGCTTCTGCAGCTGGGGAAG ctcactAACTCTCCCAGGTCAAAGCGATATGCAAGTGTTCTGGAGGCATTAAACAACAACAGGAGCAt CTTCAAGTCTGGGAAGGAGATTAAGAAAAAGAAGCACTTGTTTGGGTTGAGGATCCGTTTCCCTCCTGCTCCCCCCAACTCTGATGAGACAACCGGCAGAGTGATGGAGAGGGCTTCACATGAGATCCCCTTCACACAGAACCGGTCTGGCATGAG GTCTTTAACCAATGGCACCgataagaaaaagaggaagcaaGGAGCACATTCTCTGGAGACTCTGGCTAAACCACAACGTAGTGAACTCTtatcccag GACATAAAGCCTCTGCCTCTAGAACCCAACACATTGGATCTATTAACCTCCATCAA GACTGAGAGGTCTCTGCTGTCGACTTCAGATGTGGAATCCATAGGAGCTCCGAGCACCACAGAAACTACCTCAACTAGCATTTCAAGACCGTCCAG CTGTAGCTCCAGCAAGACGCGACCGACAGCCTGCATCATGCCCGTTTCCGCTCCACCCTTAAAGAGGAAACGTGGGCGGCCACGAAGGGTCCTGCAGCCCCCCAACCTAGAGGTCCCGCCTCCTAGCCATGCAGACCCAAACCCTTCTGCTACGGAGATGATGAGCCCACTCCCAGGGCTTCACTCCACAGATATAGTTCATGGCATGGACCCCAACAGCCAGCTCTCCCACCTCaagagctccatcagcagctaCTTCGGAGCAGCAGGGCGACTGGCTTGTGGAGAAAAGTACAAAGTCCTGGCACGACGGGTCACCCTTGATGGCAAGgtgcagtacctggtggagtgGGAGGGAGTCACTGCCTCCTAG
- the mtf2 gene encoding metal-response element-binding transcription factor 2 isoform X1, whose protein sequence is MNNFCSRRDSGVVDHLSVHQRALPQRQQQAVSLSTTSLSARGEDGEDDMSDRFTEGQDVLARWSDGLFYLGTITKINRDKERCFVVFEDRSKSWVLWKDIQTGDEDDEENADEDDDIVCSICQDETSDEPNEIVICDKCGQGYHQLCHSPIIGASVIDSDDKWLCSDCELASIPKRGAAHMRGEPAAGFLQQPEDRELHLSLPYALDELVWDQGHKTNTQRCYCYCKGPGDWYLKMLQCNGCLQWFHEACLHCLQMPMLYGDRFYLFICSVCNGGPEYLSRLPLTWENVTHLSLYNLSVIHKKKYFDSEMHLMSYINDNWELLQLGKLTNSPRSKRYASVLEALNNNRSIFKSGKEIKKKKHLFGLRIRFPPAPPNSDETTGRVMERASHEIPFTQNRSGMRSLTNGTDKKKRKQGAHSLETLAKPQRSELLSQDIKPLPLEPNTLDLLTSIKTERSLLSTSDVESIGAPSTTETTSTSISRPSSCSSSKTRPTACIMPVSAPPLKRKRGRPRRVLQPPNLEVPPPSHADPNPSATEMMSPLPGLHSTDIVHGMDPNSQLSHLKSSISSYFGAAGRLACGEKYKVLARRVTLDGKVQYLVEWEGVTAS, encoded by the exons ATGAATAATTTTTGCAGCAGAAG AGACTCTGGGGTTGTAgatcacctgtctgtccatCAGAGAGCTCTCccccagcggcagcagcaggctGTGTCCTTGTCCACCACAAGCCTTTCTGCTcggggagaggatggagaggacgaCATGTCTGACAGGTTCACAGAAGGACAGGACGTCTTGGCCCGCTGGTCAGATGGCTTGTTCTACTTGGGGACAATCACCAAG aTAAATCGGGACAAGGAGCGATGCTTTGTAGTTTTTGAGGATCGGTCAAAGTCTTGGGTTTTGTGGAAGGATATCCAGACAG gggatgaagatgatgaggagAACGCTGATGAGGATGACGACATTGTGTGCTCTATATGCCAGGATGAAACTTCAGATGAACCCAATGAAATAGTCATTTGTGACAAGTGTGGACAAG GCTACCATCAGCTGTGCCACTCCCCCATCATCGGCGCCTCTGTCATTGACTCGGATGACAAGTGGCTCTGCTCAGATTGTGAGCTCGCTTCTATACCTAAG aggGGGGCTGCACACATGAGGGGAGAGCCTGCTGCAGGCTTTCTGCAGCAACCGGAGGATAGAGAGCTGCACCTGTCTCTCCCATATGCTCTGGACGAGCTGGTTTGGGACCAGGGCCACAAGACTAACACCCAGCGGTGCTACTGCTACTGTAAAGGTCCGGGAGA TTGGTACCTGAAGATGCTGCAGTGTAACGGGTGTCTGCAGTGGTTCCATGAGGCGTGTCTCCATTGCTTACAAATGCCGATGCTCTACGGAGACAG gTTTTATCTGTTTATTTGTTCTGTTTGCAATGGTGGACCAGAGTACCTCAGCAGACTGCCTCTCACATG GGAGAatgtcacacacctgagcctctaCAACTTGAGTGTGATTCACAAGAAGAAGTACTTTGACTCTGAGATGCACCTGATGTCTTACATCAATGATAACTGGGAGCTTCTGCAGCTGGGGAAG ctcactAACTCTCCCAGGTCAAAGCGATATGCAAGTGTTCTGGAGGCATTAAACAACAACAGGAGCAt CTTCAAGTCTGGGAAGGAGATTAAGAAAAAGAAGCACTTGTTTGGGTTGAGGATCCGTTTCCCTCCTGCTCCCCCCAACTCTGATGAGACAACCGGCAGAGTGATGGAGAGGGCTTCACATGAGATCCCCTTCACACAGAACCGGTCTGGCATGAG GTCTTTAACCAATGGCACCgataagaaaaagaggaagcaaGGAGCACATTCTCTGGAGACTCTGGCTAAACCACAACGTAGTGAACTCTtatcccag GACATAAAGCCTCTGCCTCTAGAACCCAACACATTGGATCTATTAACCTCCATCAA GACTGAGAGGTCTCTGCTGTCGACTTCAGATGTGGAATCCATAGGAGCTCCGAGCACCACAGAAACTACCTCAACTAGCATTTCAAGACCGTCCAG CTGTAGCTCCAGCAAGACGCGACCGACAGCCTGCATCATGCCCGTTTCCGCTCCACCCTTAAAGAGGAAACGTGGGCGGCCACGAAGGGTCCTGCAGCCCCCCAACCTAGAGGTCCCGCCTCCTAGCCATGCAGACCCAAACCCTTCTGCTACGGAGATGATGAGCCCACTCCCAGGGCTTCACTCCACAGATATAGTTCATGGCATGGACCCCAACAGCCAGCTCTCCCACCTCaagagctccatcagcagctaCTTCGGAGCAGCAGGGCGACTGGCTTGTGGAGAAAAGTACAAAGTCCTGGCACGACGGGTCACCCTTGATGGCAAGgtgcagtacctggtggagtgGGAGGGAGTCACTGCCTCCTAG